From the Flavobacterium galactosidilyticum genome, one window contains:
- a CDS encoding GNAT family acetyltransferase — translation MIENIQFEIATLNDIDGVLALQELYLVSNLSDEEKDAGFVTTPFTITQLTEVINCKNLFVAKDNNKIIAYIFTGSWDFFNQWPIFNHMISLLPALKFLDFNFTTENSFQYGPICIHKDYRGKALIFSFFEFMRINMKSKYPFSLTFINKTNIPSRKAHTEKLNWTIIDDFQFNQNEYYILAYDMNQDFC, via the coding sequence ATGATAGAAAACATACAATTTGAAATAGCAACATTAAATGATATTGATGGCGTATTGGCATTACAAGAATTATATTTGGTTTCTAACTTATCTGATGAGGAAAAAGATGCTGGATTCGTCACAACACCATTTACGATTACTCAATTGACAGAAGTAATCAACTGCAAAAACTTATTTGTTGCAAAAGACAACAATAAAATCATCGCTTACATTTTTACTGGAAGCTGGGATTTTTTCAATCAATGGCCCATTTTCAATCATATGATTTCATTACTGCCTGCCTTAAAATTTTTAGATTTTAATTTCACCACAGAAAATAGTTTTCAATATGGACCAATATGCATTCATAAGGATTATCGAGGAAAAGCATTGATTTTTTCATTCTTTGAATTTATGAGAATCAATATGAAAAGCAAATATCCATTTAGTTTAACTTTTATAAATAAAACGAATATTCCATCTCGCAAAGCACATACTGAAAAACTAAACTGGACTATTATAGATGATTTTCAATTCAATCAAAATGAGTATTATATTTTAGCCTATGATATGAATCAGGACTTTTGTTAA
- a CDS encoding acyl-CoA dehydrogenase family protein yields the protein MDFNLTEEQIMIQQAARDFAQNELLPGVIERDEHAKFPTEQVKMMADLGFMGMMVDPKYGGSGLDSISYVLAMTEIAKVDASAAVIMSVNNSLVCAGMEKYCNEEQKIKYLVPLAKGEVIGAFCLSEPEAGSDATSQKTTAIDMGDHYLLNGTKNWITNGATASTYLVIAQTHVEKKHKGINAFIVEKGWAGFDIGPKERKMGIRGSDTHSLLFNDVKVPKENRIGEDGFGFAFAMNVLNGGRIGIASQALGIATGAYEIALKYSQERKAFGTAIFNHQAIAFKLADMYVKVTAAKLLVMKAAAEKDEGKDIAHSGAMAKLYASEIALEVANEAVQIHGGNGYVAEYHVERMMRDSKITQIYEGTSEIQRIVISRGLIS from the coding sequence ATGGATTTTAATCTAACCGAAGAACAAATAATGATTCAACAGGCTGCTAGAGATTTTGCTCAAAATGAATTGTTGCCAGGAGTTATTGAAAGAGATGAGCATGCTAAATTCCCTACTGAACAGGTTAAAATGATGGCTGATCTTGGTTTTATGGGAATGATGGTGGATCCAAAATATGGTGGTTCAGGTTTAGACAGTATTTCGTATGTATTGGCAATGACTGAAATTGCAAAAGTTGATGCTTCAGCAGCCGTGATTATGTCTGTAAACAATTCACTTGTTTGTGCTGGAATGGAAAAATATTGCAACGAAGAACAAAAAATCAAATATTTAGTTCCACTTGCAAAAGGAGAAGTGATTGGTGCTTTTTGTTTATCGGAACCAGAAGCAGGAAGTGATGCTACTTCGCAAAAAACTACTGCGATTGATATGGGCGATCATTATTTGTTAAACGGGACAAAAAACTGGATTACAAATGGTGCAACTGCATCAACTTATTTAGTAATAGCACAAACTCATGTGGAAAAGAAACACAAAGGAATCAATGCTTTTATAGTGGAGAAAGGTTGGGCTGGTTTTGATATTGGGCCAAAAGAAAGAAAAATGGGAATTCGCGGAAGTGATACGCATTCGTTATTATTTAATGATGTAAAAGTTCCAAAAGAAAATAGAATTGGTGAAGACGGCTTCGGCTTTGCATTTGCGATGAATGTACTCAATGGAGGAAGAATCGGAATTGCATCACAAGCATTAGGAATTGCAACCGGAGCTTATGAAATTGCTTTAAAATATTCGCAAGAGCGTAAAGCTTTTGGCACAGCCATTTTCAATCACCAAGCAATTGCTTTTAAATTAGCAGATATGTATGTTAAAGTTACAGCTGCCAAATTGTTAGTAATGAAAGCAGCAGCTGAAAAAGATGAAGGTAAAGATATTGCACACTCTGGAGCCATGGCAAAATTATATGCATCAGAAATTGCACTAGAAGTTGCAAATGAAGCGGTTCAGATTCATGGTGGAAACGGTTATGTTGCCGAATATCATGTAGAGCGAATGATGCGTGACTCAAAAATCACCCAAATTTATGAAGGAACTTCGGAGATTCAAAGAATAGTAATTTCTAGAGGATTAATATCATAA
- a CDS encoding Glu/Leu/Phe/Val dehydrogenase dimerization domain-containing protein yields MKDLLNKFENKEPEIVFHWKDAETEAEGWTVINSLRGGAAGGGTRMRKGLDMNEVLSLAKTMEVKFSVSGPAIGGAKSGINFDPNDPRKKGVLQRWYKAVSPLLKSYYGTGGDLNVDEIHEVIPMTEECGVWHPQEGVFNGHFKPTEADKINRIGQLRQGVVKVIENPKYSPDVLRKYTVADMITGFGVAEAVRNYYAIYGGDVKGKKAIVQGFGNVGSAAAFYLAGMGAKIIGIIDRDGGIINENGYSFEEIKALFLAKDGNKLVADNMISFEEINQKIWTIGAEIFTPCAASRLVTQSQIDSLIANGLEVISCGANVPFADTAIFFGPIMEDVDHKVSLIPDFISNCGMARVFAYFMEKKVQMTDEAIFQDTSDTIKRAIEKTHALNNAKTNISATAFEIALNQLV; encoded by the coding sequence ATGAAAGATTTATTAAATAAATTCGAAAACAAAGAACCTGAGATAGTTTTCCATTGGAAAGATGCCGAAACTGAAGCGGAAGGATGGACAGTGATCAATTCATTACGTGGCGGTGCTGCAGGTGGAGGAACCCGAATGAGAAAAGGGTTAGATATGAATGAAGTTTTGTCTTTGGCAAAAACTATGGAAGTAAAATTTTCAGTTTCTGGCCCAGCAATTGGTGGAGCTAAATCTGGAATTAATTTTGATCCTAATGATCCAAGAAAAAAAGGGGTATTGCAACGCTGGTACAAAGCCGTTTCTCCTTTATTAAAAAGTTATTACGGGACAGGTGGAGATTTAAATGTTGATGAAATTCACGAAGTGATTCCAATGACAGAAGAATGTGGCGTTTGGCATCCACAAGAAGGTGTTTTTAATGGACACTTCAAACCTACAGAAGCAGATAAAATCAACCGAATTGGGCAATTGCGTCAAGGTGTAGTTAAAGTAATTGAAAACCCAAAATATTCTCCTGATGTACTAAGAAAATATACAGTTGCTGATATGATTACTGGTTTTGGTGTTGCTGAAGCAGTTCGCAATTATTACGCTATTTACGGCGGAGATGTAAAAGGCAAGAAAGCAATTGTACAAGGTTTTGGAAATGTAGGCTCAGCAGCTGCATTTTACTTAGCTGGAATGGGCGCTAAAATAATTGGTATCATTGATCGTGATGGCGGAATAATCAATGAAAATGGTTATTCGTTTGAAGAAATAAAAGCATTATTTCTTGCAAAAGATGGCAACAAACTTGTTGCTGACAACATGATTTCTTTTGAAGAAATTAATCAAAAAATATGGACAATTGGAGCTGAAATATTCACTCCTTGTGCTGCTTCAAGATTGGTTACTCAATCGCAAATTGATAGCTTAATTGCTAATGGTCTAGAAGTTATTTCTTGTGGTGCCAATGTTCCTTTTGCTGACACAGCTATATTCTTTGGCCCAATAATGGAAGATGTAGATCACAAAGTGAGTTTGATTCCAGACTTTATTTCTAATTGCGGAATGGCTCGTGTTTTTGCTTATTTCATGGAAAAGAAAGTACAAATGACGGATGAAGCTATTTTTCAAGACACTTCAGATACTATTAAAAGAGCCATTGAAAAAACACACGCTTTGAACAACGCAAAAACTAATATTAGCGCTACTGCTTTTGAAATTGCATTAAATCAATTAGTGTAA
- a CDS encoding MotA/TolQ/ExbB proton channel family protein has product MSLLLQADSLSVAKESLVEAVPVEKTLSIIELLTSGGLAGQIIMTALFLMFFVALYLYFERLMAINAASKIEPSFMAQIKDNIKNGRIDNAKMACAHYKSPVARLIEKGISRIGKPLDDINTAIENAGKLEIYKLEKNVSMLATISGAGPMTGFLGTVVGMIQAFHKMASSGGQIEVGALSEGIYTAMTTTVVGLVVGIIAYVGYNHLVVKTDKIVHQMEANAVDFLDLLNDPA; this is encoded by the coding sequence ATGAGTCTATTGTTACAAGCAGACAGCCTATCTGTTGCAAAAGAAAGTTTAGTTGAAGCAGTTCCTGTTGAAAAAACTTTATCAATTATTGAATTACTAACTAGCGGAGGATTAGCAGGTCAAATAATTATGACTGCCTTATTTTTAATGTTTTTCGTCGCTTTATACCTTTATTTCGAACGATTAATGGCCATAAATGCAGCTTCAAAAATTGAACCCAGCTTCATGGCACAAATTAAAGACAACATCAAAAACGGACGTATTGATAATGCAAAAATGGCATGTGCTCATTATAAATCTCCAGTTGCAAGATTAATCGAGAAAGGAATTTCAAGAATAGGAAAACCTCTTGATGACATAAACACCGCAATTGAAAACGCTGGTAAACTAGAAATTTACAAGCTAGAAAAAAATGTAAGTATGCTTGCTACTATTTCAGGAGCGGGTCCTATGACTGGTTTCTTAGGAACGGTTGTTGGTATGATTCAAGCGTTTCATAAAATGGCTAGTTCTGGCGGACAAATTGAAGTAGGCGCGCTTTCTGAAGGAATTTACACCGCTATGACAACAACAGTTGTTGGTTTAGTAGTAGGAATTATTGCTTATGTGGGCTACAATCACTTAGTAGTAAAAACAGATAAAATCGTTCACCAAATGGAAGCCAATGCAGTTGACTTCTTAGACTTATTAAACGACCCAGCATAA
- a CDS encoding ExbD/TolR family protein has protein sequence MNLRGRNKVSAEFNMSSMTDIVFLLLIFFMLTSTMVTTNALDLVLPKAKGKTDSNKNVAVSINKKLEFFIDKEPVSEAELESKLLSMFAANKDKAIILRAEEGVPIEKAVNVLDIANRNQIKVVLAVRPK, from the coding sequence ATGAATTTAAGAGGAAGAAATAAAGTTAGTGCTGAATTCAATATGTCGTCCATGACAGATATTGTGTTTTTATTGCTGATATTCTTTATGCTAACGTCAACAATGGTAACCACTAACGCATTAGATTTAGTCTTGCCAAAAGCAAAAGGAAAAACAGATAGCAATAAAAACGTAGCAGTAAGCATCAATAAGAAATTAGAGTTTTTTATTGACAAAGAACCCGTTTCAGAAGCTGAATTAGAATCAAAATTATTATCGATGTTTGCTGCAAACAAAGATAAAGCTATTATTTTAAGAGCTGAAGAAGGAGTTCCAATTGAGAAAGCGGTTAATGTTTTAGACATTGCAAACAGAAACCAAATCAAAGTTGTTTTGGCGGTAAGACCTAAATAG